The Tachysurus fulvidraco isolate hzauxx_2018 chromosome 10, HZAU_PFXX_2.0, whole genome shotgun sequence genome segment AGGATATCACATGATTTGCTAGGGAATAAAGTGTATGCCATCCCTCTATGGATCTTTTTggcctgggattcgaactctgAATTATAGAGTGGACGATTTTCTGTTGTGTCACTTGGGAGTCCAATGTTGCTAGTCACTATTCATTGTCATTATGATCAGACTTTTTTAACGTGAGTTGTGTTTTCAGAAGGCACCAATTCAAATAAAATCCCCAAAGAGCTGATCGACAGGTACAGGAGTGGAAAGACCCATGCTGTGTCTTTCCTATACCAGCTCTCGCAAGTTCTGCAGTTCCAAGTGGAGATGAAAGAGACAGTAACTACAGGTAGgttttttcatgtatttatttaaatatttgaatagaTTGTGGAATTTCTGCTGCAAAATAACACCACGAAGCAAAAGTTTTTCCTAAAATTTTCTTACCAGGAGGAGTAATTGGTTTCTACTTTGCATTCTGTGCTGTGATTGATGGAGTGAAGTATAAAACCGGGATGGGCAGCAATAAGAAAGAGGCCAGGCTCAAAGCAGCTCAGTTGGCTGTGGAGGAGCTCCTTTCTAATCTGGAGAGTGACGCTGTTTTGCCCGATGCTGGTAAACACTGTCTAGATTAGTGGAACATTTCAGTGCTGCCTGTTACATTTATTGTCTCAGTAGTATGCTGAGCACCTGCTGCAAAGCCGATTTTACAGTGATGCAAAATATACCATAACATTATTGGTACCTAAAAAGTCCTGCAGAACTTGTAAAAGTCtagttattttaacatgcaTACAGTGCTAAAGATTtcttgaacaatgttttattaaaattggAAAAGTATGCACACATTCCCTTTAACTAACAACATCCTTTTGGCCAGTGGTGttcaatcttatccacaaagagctggtgtgggtgcaggtttcattccaaccaagcagaagccacacctgagtacATTGAAAGCAATCagatgtggcttctgcttggttggaatgaaacctgcacccacactggccTCTAGCAGATAAGATTAAACCCTCCTGCTTTAGGCCATGAGACATTatttgttgttgggtttttttcattttgaatttaAGGCATGAACGTCCAATATTGGCCttggggaataaatacatttattttgtactttgataaaaaaaaaaaaaaaaaaaaaaaggtagtacAATATACGTGATACAGAAATGTGAAATTATTGTGCTATATGTATTGTGGAATTAGGTTAGATGGGGAGGTCAGAAAATTAGTTCTTGGTTTAGGACAgcttaatagaaaaaaaaatatttttttaattaaatgatgccatgtaaaaataagcaaaatcaaataaaagaatatagattttttttaccttaaaatACTGGAACTTATCAGcagtttaaaaaagataaataaaattgtaactTTACTATTAACCAGATAATTTCAGAATCGGATATTTGATGAGGTGTTATgccattttgaaaatgtttagTTGTAAGCAGAAACTTAGACTACTATCATCTATAAGGATATGATCCTTTACTAATTGTTCTAAATGGAATTCAACAAATTTCTCTACTAACTTGTGGTATTTGGTATGCCATTGTGTTGATCTGTACATTGTATCTGGTTATCAGTGGGCCCTCCTCCTCTACCAGTGAAACAGCAAAACTCCCTGGGGGCAGATGCCCGTCCTATGACGGCTATGTTTggtaaatggattttttttattacagtgtagtTTAAGATTACTTTAAAACGTCaacaaacaagaacaagaatccTCTTCTGCATAATATAGTTCAGTATATAAGGActgattaaaatttttttttggtccaaatcagaaagaaaaatcCCTGTTAAAGACCCGGTTCCCAGTGCTGTGAAGGAGATGTTCTCCAGGCTGATGAACAGTTATCCAGAGTACTCTGCCTGTGGAGAAACAGTAGCTGCATTTGTTATGCAATCTTGTGAGTCTCCCTGTTTACATTAAAGTCGCCTTCTTGAATAGCTAAATGTCATCATTCTTTACTGGAGTGCAATTAGATAGAGACAAGTTATCTATTTGTAGGGAAATACataaaactacattttatttggATAATTAAAGTCTGTCTTGATACAGATTAATTAGTTGCACGTTCTCAGAAATTTTGTTTTGAACCTTATTTGTTCCTCAAACTAGGCCAGCATGCTTCCTGTCTCAGTGATATGTAATCTTGTATACAgtgagcagttttttttttctctcaaagaAGGTAGTACTAGTTTGCAACAGATTAGAAtagatatttcttattttaaataacttctttttttcttcttcttcagaattcaatattaaacaaaaaatctcACTTGTGTGCTTGCCTAACTTTACAAGAGAGTCAGAAGGTTAAAAAGTTCTGCCAAGTCATTTCAAAAACATGACTTGTATTAAGTTGTACACACCAACATGTGGAACTAATAATGTGGTAAACAATAGTAAATTTTCTATTAACATAGAAACcgtattcttcttctttttcttatataatgataataataataataatagtaataattgattattttttttctcacaaccGTTGTCACATACAAATAGCTGTATTTAGATCACACAGTACATATGAAATCTGTGAAGCAGAGTCTTAGTACAAAGGTACCATACagttattttacagtttaaacAATTCCAAAGCATATAACTATGATTATTCTATTTCCTTTTGTGTTTTCATGTTCTGAATGTAATTTTGGCATGTGCAGATTTTTCACCTGAAAGATCTTCTCACAAATTCAGCATGTGCATGTGACCACACTCAGCTTGCTGTGGCCTAGATTCACCCTCATAGTTTGTTGATGGTGTTGATTACAAACATGACTTCAGTTCAAAAGGCTTGTATTCACAATATTTCTTTAAAgggattatttaataatttactaCTGCCGTATCTTATAATAAGAGGCTTATTTTtgaggaaattttttttttcccccacaggtCCCTGTGAATAAAATTATACTAAAGTGGTTCATGAAAGATTACaatttttcatgtatttatgaAACTCGTCATgcttttttacagtttatagttagatttaatgttgtggattGTACATTAGATAAGTTAGTTCATTTTATCACTTCATAGCCACGATAAACAGCTGTTTCATCTTCAACATCTCTTCCCCcaaaccacccccccccccccgaataTTCTACCATGCTTTGAAGTTTTACAAATCAATGTGACAATACAAATCTTATACAAAGTGTGGActattactatagaaacaataacatgtaAGAATAAGTGGGTTAATATAAGTCTATAAATTAGGTTACAATTGGAACCTGGTTAATCAGATACATGTTCTTAATAATTAGTATTTTAAGATTTTCAGTTTCTATATAGACCCTTTATGGTCCCAAAATATAACGAAACATACtggtatatattattttatttatttactgatctaaatatttcaaaatatattcAAAGTGAATCCTGATTGCAGGTtaatatttttagttatttttttttgtttgtttgttttttcttcattttaatatacTGATTATAATGTTGCTCAGAATTGTGCTATGTCACTCAACAGCAACTGGATGTGAAGTGGTGGCTCTTGGAACAGGTAACtgtaacacaaaagaaaatctgGCACCTAACGGACGCGTCCTTCATGATTCTCATGCCGTTGTGACTGCACGGAGATCACTCATGAGGTAAGCCTTCTTATTGTTTGTagaacatgtttatatactttttGACATAACGTGTCCAATTTTGTTTGGGCTTTTACTTAGTGAGACATTTGTTTAGCTAACTAGACTAATTCCTCTAGTCTGTTTTTATCGTTTATATCAGTGATTTTCTCTGATGACTTTTGTTATGGTGGAAAACACATCCCATTGTTATGTAAATTATATTCATATCATATGTATTGTCCTTCAGCTGTTCTTTAGGGTTGTTGGCTAAATTTACTGGGTGTAATTCAAAGATCAAAAAATAAGCGTAAATGTTGTCAACTTGAGCccaatgtgtgttttaaaaaaattgtggtTTCAACAAAGCGAAAAATTATAATTCTGCACATTTAAATTCCTAGATTCTTTTAGATTATGCTCATTAAAATATCTGAATTATTTTGCCtttaaaagaaacaacaaagaaaaagaataaacagcataaaaaaaatagttaaagAGGACTCGTGCTTGATCGTGAACACAGCCAAATGTCACCAGAAAATGGTCGTTCATTATATGCCAAAACAATGATGTAACTAAATGCAAACAGTCTATAATTAATTTCAGTTGTTTTATAATGTCAAATGTTTTAATCAACTGAAAGCATTCGAGATAACAAGAACCCAATTATACAGAAATACTGGACAAGAAACATGGTCCTTTAGAAATGAATtgaacattacattatatttgcaGATACCAGTTTTTAACCATAGTTAAATTTAGTTAGAATGAGGCACTCTGGAAGTTGGTCTGATTAGCTCTGATGTGAGGTTTGTTATATCAGTAGTGTGCTGAAACTTTTGCAGCCTTTGTTTTAGAGAAAAGACTAATGCCAAATGTTGACCTGTGTAAATGAATCAAAGGTAATTTTGAATTTATCATGAATATTTTGTAGGTATCTGTACAGGCACCTGTTGCTGTTCTATAGTAGGAATAACTCTCTGAAGGAGAAGTCAGTTTTTCAGTTGGATGAGAACACCAAACTCTTAAGTCTGAAGAGCCACATCACCCTGCACTTGTACCTCAATCAGCTGCCCAAAGGAGCTGCCCAGATACCCTCTCAACTGTATGAAGTGACACACTGCCCACacttagaaaaaagaaagtgttaTACACTCagatttcacatttcttttgcatttataaatgaaagaagtaatgtattttttaacgATGATCACACTTTTGGTAAATATGTCTGTCACTGTTTCAAATGTCGtaaatgattatatttatattagttgttatctttttaaaatatatcattctttttttctttcccaacTCTCTCTAGACCTTTGAGCCCGCTGTCCATCTCAACATGGGAAGTAAATAATCAGATCGGTTTACACGTGACTGTAGATGGAAAGGTCTTTTCAGTGTTCTCTTATACACTTGACCAGACTGGTTCCCGTACTATCAGTATGTCGGCTACTGACAAAATCATGCAGTGGCAGGTTTTGGGTTTCCAGGGTGCTCTATTGAGCCACTTCATCGAACCCATCTATGTCAGTAGCATACTCGTAGGTAAATTCTGCTGCTCTATTTGGCTCTCTTTACTTTCAGTATAAACTATTCAGATTGTTTTGCCATTATTATTAGTGAATTGTAATATCAGTGTACATTCAGGTCCTGGTGTAGTATTTGTTCATGCAGCTTATATTGTGTACATACTTTAAACGTTGTTAATAGCCTTTGCTTTACTGTATCTCTTGATACTGTTTGTGTCTTTGCTTTCAGGTGATGAAAGCTCCAGTAATACACGTGGTATGGAATTTGCAGTAAATGTAAGAGTAGATGGCATCACCTCCAAGTTGCCCATGTATTACTGTGTATATCGGCCACATATTAGCCTGGTACCCAAGGTGATCCCCATAGAGGGCCAAAGCACCCAAAGCACTCTAAGCCTTAACTGGAGCCAAGATGATGTTTCTCTCGAGGTTGTAGATAGTGTGGAGGGCAAATCTGTTGAGGGGTGAGTTTATCTGATTATCTTTCCACCCATTTTTATTCGTTACAAGTTTGGATACTTAGCAAGCTTTTACAGTTGAAACCGAAAGTTTACATATACTTTACATACAGATTAAAGACATTCAATCTTCGTTTTTCACATCATTACAAATTTTCTGTTAGCATATTTTGCTGAGTTAGTTCAGTtattattcagttttattttggatttattttacTAGATCTGATTTTCAATGGCTCAGGCATTTCTGTATAAATTGTTAATGTTTGGTGGCAATTCcttatttaatttcttaacTTGAGTCAGATATTTGAGTAGCTTTCCTTAATACTTTGTCTCATCCAAGTGGTTGATGATCACTTGCCAACATAAATTTGGCTTTTTTTATGCAGCATTTGAGGTAGAGTCTTCTTCTTTGTTGAACAGCCTGAAACATTGCATTTGAGACCACTGACTAGAGGTCTTCATGGGTCCatttagatccgaaaacccgaggtccgacccgggtaatttaaaatgaatgtgtttttaccgaacggaccagagaagacccgaactactgtatctcgtgtgtgtgcattgactCGAGTCCTTAACCAACCTGTCCTCtatttgccaagaccgcttgagacatgtggctggcgacgtgtggctagcagtaagctaattttcgttgaaacagacctgtcaatcaattttgaattaCTTATAATTGAATTACTTCAACTTTGAATAAttggttactttagtgtagagttatgcaacattcgggcccagtttggttaaaaaaattgccgtcgggtcggacccgggtctaattttttcgggtttgtcttgggccactgaccaatcagaagcttcTTAAAGTCATTCAATAAGTTTCTGGAATCTTCTAAGCTGTGTATAGATACAGTTATCTTGTAGGTAGACATTTGACCCACTTAAATGCTGATGAAGTGAATTATAGCTGAAATTAAGTAAAAGCAGTCTCTAAATGGTTTAAAATTtgatgtgtgaatgtttttcccgggcgccgcagcataaatggctgcccactgctccgggtgtgtgtgtgttcactgctgtgtgtgcacactttggatgggtcaaatgcagggaatgaattctgagtacggtTCACGGttcacttagccgtatgtcatgtcacttcactttacaGTAGATGCTCTGATTTGccagaagaaatgtgtgataACTGTGAGCATGTGAAATGTGTGCAGTTGTGAAAAACTGTGATAGAAAATCTTTTGGCTACAATTATACATGCTACATTAAGCATGTTTTACAAGCTGGCTTCCTTTGCCAAGTGCAAGTACCCTTGAATCTCAAATGCATGATTTGTAAATTGACTCATTCTGATTGGGTGCTTTAATATATATTGATGTTGGGACAAAATAATTAGCTATCCATGTTAAATAGTCTATGAGACAGATCAAGTATGACCAGCTTATGTCTGTCttatttacatgtacatgtgtaataacaataaagttgaatctaatctaatctaatttacaGATGCAGGTCAATTGGTTTCTTTTTGTCTGAATGTTTCattatctgttttgttttgtttttccttcagcTGGTTTCTCTGATCTTAGACTATATTGCTcaacatatatactgtactgataTGACCGCTCAAATTGTTTGTGCATGACTCTTAGGTCTCCCTTTAAAAGTGGTCCTGCTCTCGCAAGTCGTCTGTGTAAAGCTGCCATGTTGAGTCGTTTCCACATGGTAGCGAAAGAGACCCAGAGAGAGGATTTGCTTGCTGCAGTTTCCTACAGGGAGGCCAAGGTACTACATGtaatggaatattttttttttccacaaatacattttagataTACTTGACAACAGTATAAAACTTTACAAATTGTTGCAGTTAACagtttaattaatgtttattttagctataaaTATTCTTTGAGCTTGCAGTAATGATCAGTCCTAGCTCTACTAAGACACAAGGCAAAGAGTTGTGGGaggtttattaatattattatgttGAAGTCTCATCTAATCTGAGCAAGGTTCTATTCATCTGTTGGATTAAAAGGTACCGTTGACCTTAATTGTCTCTATCTGTATTGGAAATGTAGATGATGGCAAAACGGTACCAGGAGGCAAAGAGCGTTCTGAAGTCCTACTTGGCTATGAGGGGCTTTGGAAAGTGGGTCGAGAAACCACCTATCAGTGATCACTTGACAATGTAAAATCCATTCAGCAGATGAAGCACCTTTGGAAGAAAGGTTTGAAAAGTCATTGGCAGTTTGTATTTACCCCgacaaaaaggaaacaaaaaaaaaaaatcagtaaaataaaaatctctggTGGAAAGAAAAACAGCTGTATATGAGAAACATTTGATATTAGCAAAAGGGTTTTCGTTCATTCAGGAGTGTTTTTGCCCTCATATTAGATTTTGGATCCTGTTGCTATaagtttcttttgttttcctgGTTAAATCCTTCAATTCCAGAAATGTTAAAATctaccccccaaaaaaaaaagtaataaaaac includes the following:
- the adad1 gene encoding adenosine deaminase domain-containing protein 1 isoform X8, with amino-acid sequence MDLLSDVLIYINYSTRSQKMLGRGGVNRVYRGAGFFKNNMTALDQACSSPPKNKGTNSNKIPKELIDRYRSGKTHAVSFLYQLSQVLQFQVEMKETVTTGGVIGFYFAFCAVIDGVKYKTGMGSNKKEARLKAAQLAVEELLSNLESDAVLPDAAVGPPPLPVKQQNSLGADARPMTAMFERKIPVKDPVPSAVKEMFSRLMNSYPEYSACGETVAAFVMQSSTGCEVVALGTGNCNTKENLAPNGRVLHDSHAVVTARRSLMRYLYRHLLLFYSRNNSLKEKSVFQLDENTKLLSLKSHITLHLYLNQLPKGAAQIPSQLPLSPLSISTWEVNNQIGLHVTVDGKVFSVFSYTLDQTGSRTISMSATDKIMQWQVLGFQGALLSHFIEPIYVSSILVGDESSSNTRGMEFAVNVRVDGITSKLPMYYCVYRPHISLVPKVIPIEGQSTQSTLSLNWSQDDVSLEVVDSVEGKSVEGSPFKSGPALASRLCKAAMLSRFHMVAKETQREDLLAAVSYREAKVLHMMAKRYQEAKSVLKSYLAMRGFGKWVEKPPISDHLTM
- the adad1 gene encoding adenosine deaminase domain-containing protein 1 isoform X9, with protein sequence MLGRGGVNRVYRGAGFFKNNMTALDQACSSPPKNKGTNSNKIPKELIDRYRSGKTHAVSFLYQLSQVLQFQVEMKETVTTGGVIGFYFAFCAVIDGVKYKTGMGSNKKEARLKAAQLAVEELLSNLESDAVLPDAAVGPPPLPVKQQNSLGADARPMTAMFERKIPVKDPVPSAVKEMFSRLMNSYPEYSACGETVAAFVMQSSTGCEVVALGTGNCNTKENLAPNGRVLHDSHAVVTARRSLMRYLYRHLLLFYSRNNSLKEKSVFQLDENTKLLSLKSHITLHLYLNQLPKGAAQIPSQLPLSPLSISTWEVNNQIGLHVTVDGKVFSVFSYTLDQTGSRTISMSATDKIMQWQVLGFQGALLSHFIEPIYVSSILVGDESSSNTRGMEFAVNVRVDGITSKLPMYYCVYRPHISLVPKVIPIEGQSTQSTLSLNWSQDDVSLEVVDSVEGKSVEGSPFKSGPALASRLCKAAMLSRFHMVAKETQREDLLAAVSYREAKVLHMMAKRYQEAKSVLKSYLAMRGFGKWVEKPPISDHLTM
- the adad1 gene encoding adenosine deaminase domain-containing protein 1 isoform X1: MLKTRAALNTSIRKIIIIIIKSHTISSNINYSTRSQKMLGRGGVNRVYRGAGFFKNNMTALDQACSSPPKNKGTNSNKIPKELIDRYRSGKTHAVSFLYQLSQVLQFQVEMKETVTTGGVIGFYFAFCAVIDGVKYKTGMGSNKKEARLKAAQLAVEELLSNLESDAVLPDAAVGPPPLPVKQQNSLGADARPMTAMFERKIPVKDPVPSAVKEMFSRLMNSYPEYSACGETVAAFVMQSSTGCEVVALGTGNCNTKENLAPNGRVLHDSHAVVTARRSLMRYLYRHLLLFYSRNNSLKEKSVFQLDENTKLLSLKSHITLHLYLNQLPKGAAQIPSQLPLSPLSISTWEVNNQIGLHVTVDGKVFSVFSYTLDQTGSRTISMSATDKIMQWQVLGFQGALLSHFIEPIYVSSILVGDESSSNTRGMEFAVNVRVDGITSKLPMYYCVYRPHISLVPKVIPIEGQSTQSTLSLNWSQDDVSLEVVDSVEGKSVEGSPFKSGPALASRLCKAAMLSRFHMVAKETQREDLLAAVSYREAKVLHMMAKRYQEAKSVLKSYLAMRGFGKWVEKPPISDHLTM
- the adad1 gene encoding adenosine deaminase domain-containing protein 1 isoform X5, translating into MLKTRAALNTSIRKIIIIIIKSHTISSNINYSTRSQKMLGRGGVNRVYRGAGFFKNNMTALDQACSSPPKNKGTNSNKIPKELIDRYRSGKTHAVSFLYQLSQVLQFQVEMKETVTTGGVIGFYFAFCAVIDGVKYKTGMGSNKKEARLKAAQLAVEELLSNLESDAVLPDAAVGPPPLPVKQQNSLGADARPMTAMFERKIPVKDPVPSAVKEMFSRLMNSYPEYSACGETVAAFVMQSSTGCEVVALGTGNCNTKENLAPNGRVLHDSHAVVTARRSLMRYLYRHLLLFYSRNNSLKEKSVFQLDENTKLLSLKSHITLHLYLNQLPKGAAQIPSQLPLSPLSISTWEVNNQIGLHVTVDGKVFSVFSYTLDQTGSRTISMSATDKIMQWQVLGFQGALLSHFIEPIYVSSILVGDESSSNTRGMEFAVNVRVDGITSKLPMYYCVYRPHISLVPKVIPIEGQSTQSTLSLNWSQDDVSLEVVDSVEGKSVEGSPFKSGPALASRLCKAAMLSRFHMVAKETQREDLLAAVSYREAKMMAKRYQEAKSVLKSYLAMRGFGKWVEKPPISDHLTM
- the adad1 gene encoding adenosine deaminase domain-containing protein 1 isoform X2, which gives rise to MLKTRAALNTSIRKIIIIIIKSHTISSNINYSTRSQKMLGRGGVNRVYRGAGFFKNNMTALDQACSSPPKNKGTNSNKIPKELIDRYRSGKTHAVSFLYQLSQVLQFQVEMKETVTTGGVIGFYFAFCAVIDGVKYKTGMGSNKKEARLKAAQLAVEELLSNLESDAVLPDAVGPPPLPVKQQNSLGADARPMTAMFERKIPVKDPVPSAVKEMFSRLMNSYPEYSACGETVAAFVMQSSTGCEVVALGTGNCNTKENLAPNGRVLHDSHAVVTARRSLMRYLYRHLLLFYSRNNSLKEKSVFQLDENTKLLSLKSHITLHLYLNQLPKGAAQIPSQLPLSPLSISTWEVNNQIGLHVTVDGKVFSVFSYTLDQTGSRTISMSATDKIMQWQVLGFQGALLSHFIEPIYVSSILVGDESSSNTRGMEFAVNVRVDGITSKLPMYYCVYRPHISLVPKVIPIEGQSTQSTLSLNWSQDDVSLEVVDSVEGKSVEGSPFKSGPALASRLCKAAMLSRFHMVAKETQREDLLAAVSYREAKVLHMMAKRYQEAKSVLKSYLAMRGFGKWVEKPPISDHLTM
- the adad1 gene encoding adenosine deaminase domain-containing protein 1 isoform X7; protein product: MSFHDHNIEGFCFLAINYSTRSQKMLGRGGVNRVYRGAGFFKNNMTALDQACSSPPKNKGTNSNKIPKELIDRYRSGKTHAVSFLYQLSQVLQFQVEMKETVTTGGVIGFYFAFCAVIDGVKYKTGMGSNKKEARLKAAQLAVEELLSNLESDAVLPDAAVGPPPLPVKQQNSLGADARPMTAMFERKIPVKDPVPSAVKEMFSRLMNSYPEYSACGETVAAFVMQSSTGCEVVALGTGNCNTKENLAPNGRVLHDSHAVVTARRSLMRYLYRHLLLFYSRNNSLKEKSVFQLDENTKLLSLKSHITLHLYLNQLPKGAAQIPSQLPLSPLSISTWEVNNQIGLHVTVDGKVFSVFSYTLDQTGSRTISMSATDKIMQWQVLGFQGALLSHFIEPIYVSSILVGDESSSNTRGMEFAVNVRVDGITSKLPMYYCVYRPHISLVPKVIPIEGQSTQSTLSLNWSQDDVSLEVVDSVEGKSVEGSPFKSGPALASRLCKAAMLSRFHMVAKETQREDLLAAVSYREAKVLHMMAKRYQEAKSVLKSYLAMRGFGKWVEKPPISDHLTM
- the adad1 gene encoding adenosine deaminase domain-containing protein 1 isoform X6, which produces MLKTRAALNTSIRKIIIIIIKSHTISSNINYSTRSQKMLGRGGVNRVYRGAGFFKNNMTALDQACSSPPKNKGTNSNKIPKELIDRYRSGKTHAVSFLYQLSQVLQFQVEMKETVTTGGVIGFYFAFCAVIDGVKYKTGMGSNKKEARLKAAQLAVEELLSNLESDAVLPDAVGPPPLPVKQQNSLGADARPMTAMFERKIPVKDPVPSAVKEMFSRLMNSYPEYSACGETVAAFVMQSSTGCEVVALGTGNCNTKENLAPNGRVLHDSHAVVTARRSLMRYLYRHLLLFYSRNNSLKEKSVFQLDENTKLLSLKSHITLHLYLNQLPKGAAQIPSQLPLSPLSISTWEVNNQIGLHVTVDGKVFSVFSYTLDQTGSRTISMSATDKIMQWQVLGFQGALLSHFIEPIYVSSILVGDESSSNTRGMEFAVNVRVDGITSKLPMYYCVYRPHISLVPKVIPIEGQSTQSTLSLNWSQDDVSLEVVDSVEGKSVEGSPFKSGPALASRLCKAAMLSRFHMVAKETQREDLLAAVSYREAKMMAKRYQEAKSVLKSYLAMRGFGKWVEKPPISDHLTM
- the adad1 gene encoding adenosine deaminase domain-containing protein 1 isoform X3 encodes the protein MLKTRAALNTSIRKIIIIIIKSHTISSNINYSTRSQKMLGRGGVNRVYRGAGFFKNNMTALDQACSSPPKNSTNSNKIPKELIDRYRSGKTHAVSFLYQLSQVLQFQVEMKETVTTGGVIGFYFAFCAVIDGVKYKTGMGSNKKEARLKAAQLAVEELLSNLESDAVLPDAAVGPPPLPVKQQNSLGADARPMTAMFERKIPVKDPVPSAVKEMFSRLMNSYPEYSACGETVAAFVMQSSTGCEVVALGTGNCNTKENLAPNGRVLHDSHAVVTARRSLMRYLYRHLLLFYSRNNSLKEKSVFQLDENTKLLSLKSHITLHLYLNQLPKGAAQIPSQLPLSPLSISTWEVNNQIGLHVTVDGKVFSVFSYTLDQTGSRTISMSATDKIMQWQVLGFQGALLSHFIEPIYVSSILVGDESSSNTRGMEFAVNVRVDGITSKLPMYYCVYRPHISLVPKVIPIEGQSTQSTLSLNWSQDDVSLEVVDSVEGKSVEGSPFKSGPALASRLCKAAMLSRFHMVAKETQREDLLAAVSYREAKVLHMMAKRYQEAKSVLKSYLAMRGFGKWVEKPPISDHLTM
- the adad1 gene encoding adenosine deaminase domain-containing protein 1 isoform X4; protein product: MLKTRAALNTSIRKIIIIIIKSHTISSNINYSTRSQKMLGRGGVNRVYRGAGFFKNNMTALDQACSSPPKNSTNSNKIPKELIDRYRSGKTHAVSFLYQLSQVLQFQVEMKETVTTGGVIGFYFAFCAVIDGVKYKTGMGSNKKEARLKAAQLAVEELLSNLESDAVLPDAVGPPPLPVKQQNSLGADARPMTAMFERKIPVKDPVPSAVKEMFSRLMNSYPEYSACGETVAAFVMQSSTGCEVVALGTGNCNTKENLAPNGRVLHDSHAVVTARRSLMRYLYRHLLLFYSRNNSLKEKSVFQLDENTKLLSLKSHITLHLYLNQLPKGAAQIPSQLPLSPLSISTWEVNNQIGLHVTVDGKVFSVFSYTLDQTGSRTISMSATDKIMQWQVLGFQGALLSHFIEPIYVSSILVGDESSSNTRGMEFAVNVRVDGITSKLPMYYCVYRPHISLVPKVIPIEGQSTQSTLSLNWSQDDVSLEVVDSVEGKSVEGSPFKSGPALASRLCKAAMLSRFHMVAKETQREDLLAAVSYREAKVLHMMAKRYQEAKSVLKSYLAMRGFGKWVEKPPISDHLTM